The Rana temporaria chromosome 4, aRanTem1.1, whole genome shotgun sequence genome contains a region encoding:
- the LOC120937353 gene encoding interleukin-20 receptor subunit alpha-like: MLLPLLLLLTLPTSLTGKSGSRNKTKSSCVFQEQMNVVFSSYNFNNILTWKPPENSTGLQYTVRYKKYGDKPWQKKKECTEITLTWCDLTNETSETNKTTEYYGKVIINSKNCSVETSRFHPLLHTEIGPPTVNLNFSNASIEIQLTHPVKSLHEILKGLKYHIYVNDIKKETEEPYYMIENIEPNTKYCVTAEVFWLYKKSNRSKQTCVTTNADHTSEQTIKGMIYILPVTAIFCTFILLGYATHKYIHGSNPTHPTILNITTRKNINAILVDAHTVTINVITIEPGKPNLRDNMMSGEEDQEFQNQTHQQITKDKDRISCDSGVTKEADEESINDYGYVSLQEPVITPRPTISPYDMPHHLQETIRPLSTSTNICEKRDPYGYIKSVGSVSPVQENDEFDVVTNLYTSEKTMVSYPYFPHDVSDFSNVDTIKEDLCDPEDLFMEKLDTLNVIEDIDDSSTLFVDWSPEDPSFYIPNLSKKRELENCIKQCQKKQEGLLSQLYLPPEAQETAKDDELGHLEERWGLLVRDAEK, from the exons CAAAGTCATCTTGTGTTTTCCAAGAGCAAATGAATGTCGTTTTCTCATCTTATAACTTTAACAATATTCTTACCTGGAAACCGCCAGAAAATTCAACAGGGCTACAGTATACAGTGAGATACAAAAA ATATGGAGATAAaccctggcagaaaaaaaaggaatgcaCAGAAATCACATTAACCTGGTGCGACTTAACTAATGAAACAAGTGAAACAAATAAAACAACAGAATATTATGGCAAGGTCATTATAAATAGCAAAAACTGTTCAGTCGAAACAAGTAGATTTCATCCTCTATTGCATA cggAAATTGGTCCTCCCACGGTCAATTTGAATTTTAGTAATGCATCCATTGAAATTCAGCTGACTCACCCTGTTAAATCACTTCATGAAATTTTAAAAGGACTAAAGTATCATATATACGTGAATGATATAAAGAAAGAAACTGAG GAGCCTTATTATATGATTGAAAATATAGAGCCAAATACAAAATATTGTGTAACTGCAGAAGTATTCTGGTTGTACAAAAAGAGTAATCGGTCAAAACAAACATGTGTTACAACAAATGCAG ATCACACATCTGAACAAACCATTAAAGGGATGATATATATTTTGCCTGTGACAGCTATCTTCTGTACATTCATTTTATTAGGATATGCCACACACAAATATATTCAtggaagcaaccccacacatccAACAATTCTG AACATTACCACCAGAAAGAACATAAATGCAATTTTAGTTGATGCACATACTGTAACCATTAACGTCATCACCATTGAACCTGGAAAACCTAACCTACGAGACAACATGATGTCTGGTGAAGAAGATCAAGAGTTTCAGAATCAGACCCATCAGCAAATCACAAAGGATAAAGATCGCATAAGCTGTGATTCAGGTGTTACAAAAGAAGCTGATGAAGAGTCTATTAATGACTATGGATATGTCAGTCTTCAGGAACCAGTAATAACTCCAAGACCCACTATTTCGCCATATGATATGCCCCATCACCTTCAAGAAACAATTAGACCACTCTCTACATCAacaaatatatgtgaaaaaagaGATCCTTATGGATACATTAAAAGCGTTGGAAGTGTTTCTCCTGTACAAGAAAATGATGAATTTGATGTTGTGACAAATTTATATACATCAGAAAAGACTATGGTTAGCTATCCTTATTTCCCACATGATGTTTCAGATTTTTCCAATGTTGACACGATAAAAGAGGACCTTTGTGACCCTGAGGACTTGTTTATGGAAAAATTAGACACACTAAATGTAATAGAAGATATAGATGATTCTAGTACGCTGTTTGTAGATTGGAGTCCAGAGGATCCTTCTTTCTACATACCAAACCTATCTAAGAAAAGAGAGCTTGAAAACTGCATAAAGCAATGCCAGAAAAAGCAAGAAGGGCTTTTGTCTCAGCTTTACTTACCACCTGAAGCACAAGAAACCGCTAAAGACGATGAACTTGGGCATCTGGAAGAACGATGGGGACTACTTGTAAGGGACGCAGAAAAATAA